The following proteins are encoded in a genomic region of Tenrec ecaudatus isolate mTenEca1 unplaced genomic scaffold, mTenEca1.hap1 Scaffold_287, whole genome shotgun sequence:
- the LOC142436456 gene encoding translationally-controlled tumor protein-like has translation MIIYWDLISRDELFSDVYKIWEITGGLCLEVEGTMVRRAQGHIYDALIGGNASAEGPEGDGPEHKVVTDVDIVMNHHLQETSFTKEAYKRYIKDYMKSLKGKLEERKPERMKPFMTGAAE, from the coding sequence ATGATCATCTACTGGGACCTCATCAGCCGAGATGAGCTGTTCTCTGACGTGTACAAGATCTGGGAGATCACGGgcgggctgtgtctggaagtggagggCACCATGGTCCGCAGGGCCCAAGGCCACATCTATGACGCGCTCATCGGCGGCAACGCGTCCGCTGAAGGCCCCGAGGGCGACGGGCCCGAGCACAAGGTGGTCACCGACGTGGACATCgtcatgaaccatcacttgcaggaGACCAGCTTCACCAAGGAGGCCTACAAGAGGtacatcaaggactacatgaaatccCTCAAAGGCAAGCTGGAGGAGCGGAAGCCGGAACGCATGAAGCCCTTTATGACCGGGGCTGCCGAGTAG